The proteins below come from a single Anguilla rostrata isolate EN2019 chromosome 3, ASM1855537v3, whole genome shotgun sequence genomic window:
- the LOC135249889 gene encoding LOW QUALITY PROTEIN: period circadian protein homolog 1-like (The sequence of the model RefSeq protein was modified relative to this genomic sequence to represent the inferred CDS: substituted 1 base at 1 genomic stop codon), giving the protein MAVSFLSGKVVYISPHGSSLLRGKLELLQGALFSELLAPQDVSTFYSGTAPCRLPHWPTCMGSAASPMDCAEEKSMFCRISGGGREFEGGARYYPFRLTPYQLTLRDSDACDPQPCCLLIAERVHSGYEAPRIPPDKRVFTTSHTPSCLFQEVDERAVPLLGYLPQDLVGAPVLLYLHPDDRPVMVAIHKKILQFAGQPFDHSPLRLCARSGEYLTIDTSWSSFVNPWSRKVAFIVGRHKVRTSPLNEDVFTPPRGGEEGRAVVPEVQQLSEQIHRLLLQPSHCATGGAHEYPGNGSSSDSAVAVEDPARPHRPMTFQQMCKDVHVVKSNGQQVFIDSRSRPPHRKHPSAGAEGTLKVADTSKPTGDVTKQAPALQNTVTPPAPPVRKDSTTPYSYQQINCLDSIIRYLESCNVPNTVKRKCASSSGAASSTSDDDKQKESGTPKGNXVRRALVRPALPPLALHPKAESVMSVTSQCSFSSTIVHVGDKKPPESDIVMEDAPPTPTPTPALPSTLAPPTAAPPPSASPAPAAPAAPERDGRRGCAGCVGLTKEVLLAHTQQEEVAFLGRFQDLSRLRVLDPAPGPAPYAGNAAQRGHTATAFIRGVRSSRDYPTVGSSGRRRGRGGKRLKHQETSDQGSSLGAGAAFLGPLGGTAGRAEGPLAASVPPHPQMSMGPQTSSSSWPNSVGSQASLPSVPYHPGVLPLYPLYPPLAPPMPHPAADVPNPDPSLRYPLPPAHLAPPLGPPMVAFVLPNYIFPQPSPPVPQPNPPIPQPNLQIPQPNPQIPQPSFPVSSVPQNFYNPDHMFPFPRPAAVAPAPLLPPGAPSATPRAPSRSSTPQSCGQAPPERDGTASPLFQSRCSSPLNLLQLEESPSNRLEVASALVATQQAAPPLNGAAQDWTAERGGVAGGKASANRSDAVGDGKENEPTEANESSNQDAMSTSSDLLDLLLQEDSRSGTGSAASASGSSGSGSNGCSMTESGTRSSQSSHTSKYFGSIDSSENDHSRKQAAGGAGEEQFIKCVLQDPIWLLMANADEKVMMTYQLPVRDREQVLWEDRRALRSMQKQQPRFTEQQKRELSQVHPWIRTGRLPQAIDIQVCVGCGSAPSVPEATPFDVQIHDMELGGAIEPPLPESARGKALDGSAPAPASAPAPPESAMEEEEEGGGAPPETSDQEMRAEEQEVTSRSNLATGLAV; this is encoded by the exons ATGGCGGTGTCCTTCCTGTCGGGGAAGGTGGTGTACATCTCGCCGCACGGCTCCTCCCTGCTGCGCGGCAAGCTGGAgctcctccagggggcgctgttctccGAGCTGCTGGCCCCGCAGGACGTCAGCACCTTCTACAGCGGAACCGCGCCCTGTCGGCTGCCCCACTGGCCCACCTGCATGGGCTCAG CTGCGTCCCCCATGGACTGCGCCGAGGAGAAGTCCATGTTCTGCCGGatcagcgggggggggcgggagttcGAGGGGGGGGCGCGCTACTACCCGTTCCGCCTGACGCCCTACCAGCTGACGCTGCGCGACTCGGACGCCTGCGACCCCCAGCCTTGCTGCCTGCTCATCGCCGAGAGGGTGCACTCCGGATACGAGG ctccCCGTATTCCCCCTGATAAGAGGGTCTTCACCACCAGCCACACTCCGAGCTGTCTGTTCCAGGAGGTGGACGAGAG ggcgGTGCCGTTGTTGGGGTACCTTCCCCAGGATCTTGTGGGGGCGCCTGTGCTGTTGTACCTGCACCCCGACGACAGGCCTGTCATGGTGGCCATCCACAAGAAGA tccTCCAGTTCGCCGGGCAGCCCTTCGACCACTCCCCCTTGCGCCTGTGCGCGCGGAGCGGGGAGTACCTCACCATCGACACCAGCTGGTCCTCCTTCGTCAACCCCTGGAGCCGCAAGGTGGCCTTCATCGTGGGCCGGCACAAAGTGCGAAC gAGCCCGCTGAACGAGGACGTGTTcacccccccccgggggggggaggagggccgGGCCGTGGTGCCGGAGGTCCAGCAGCTGAGCGAGCAGATCCACCGGCTCCTGCTGCAGCCCAGCCACTGCGCCACCGGGGGCGCTCACGAGTACCCCGGCAACGGCTCGTCCAGCGACAGCGCCGTGGCCGTCGAggaccccgcccgcccgcacaGACCC ATGACCTTCCAGCAGATGTGTAAGGACGTGCACGTGGTGAAGTCCAACGGGCAGCAGGTCTTCATCGACTCCCGCAGCCGGCCCCCCCATCGTAAACACCCCAGCGCTG GAGCAGAGGGAACCCTGAAAGTCGCAGACACGTCCAAACCAACGGGGGACGTGACCAAACAGGCGCCGGCTCTCCAAAACACTGTCACCCCCCCTGCGCCGCCCGTTAGGAAGGACAGCACCACCCCCTACTCGTACCAACAGATCAACTGCCTGGACAGCATCATAcg TTACCTGGAGAGCTGCAACGTACCCAACACGGTTAAGAGGAAGTGTGCGTCCTCCTCAGGGGCGGCGTCCTCCACTTCTGATGATGACAAGCAGAAGGAGTCAGGAACCCCAAAAGGTAATTAA GTGCGCAGAGCCCTGGTGCgacccgccctgccccccctggcTCTGCACCCGAAGGCAGAGAGCGTGATGTCCGTCACGTCCCAGTGCAGCTTCAGCAGCACCATCGTACACGTCGGAGACAAGAAGCCCCCCGAGTCAG acATCGTGATGGAGgacgccccgcccacccccacccccacgcccgccctcccctccaccctcgCCCCGCCCACggcggcccctcccccttcggCATCCCCGGCCCCCGCGGCCCCCGCGGCCCCGGAGCGGGACGGGAGGAGGGGGTGCGCGGGGTGCGTGGGGCTGACGAAGGAGGTGCTGCTGGCTCACAcgcagcaggaggaggtggcCTTCCTGGGCCGCTTCCAGGACCTGAGCCGCCTCCGCGTGCTggaccccgcccccggccccgccccctacgCCGGCAACGCCGCGCAGCGCGGCCACACCGCCACGGCCTTCATCAGAG GAGTGCGGAGCTCCCGGGACTACCCCACCGTGGGCAGTAGTGGGCGCCGAAGAGGCAGAGGAGGCAAGAGACTGAAGCACCAGGAGACCTCCGATCAGGGCAGCTCCTTGGGGGCTGGGGCCGCGTTTCTGGGACCCCTGGGGGGTACGGCAGGCAGGGCGGAGGGACCTCTGGCCGCCTCTGTCCCACCACACCCCCAGATGTCCATGGGACCACagacttcctcctcctcttggcCCAACTCCGTGGGGTCCCAGGCCAGCCTCCCCTCTGTCCCGTACCACCCCGGCGTCCTGCCCCTCTaccccctctacccccctctggccccgcccatgCCCCATCCCGCTGCGGACGTCCCGAATCCAGACCCCTCCCTGCGCTACCCGCTGCCCCCCGCCCacctggctccgcccctgggGCCCCCCATGGTGGCGTTCGTCCTGCCGAATTACATTTTCCCCCAACCCAGCCCTCCGGTCCCGCAACCCAACCCTCCGATTCCTCAACCCAACCTTCAGATTCCGCAACCCAACCCCCAGATTCCCCAACCCAGCTTCCCCGTTTCTTCTGTCCCGCAGAATTTTTACAACCCCGACCACATGTTCCCCTTCCCCCGTCCCGCGGCGGTggcccccgcccctctgctGCCCCCCGGCGCGCCCAGCGCGACCCCTCGCGCCCCGTCccgctccagcaccccccagtCCTGCGGCCAGGCGCCCCCGGAGAGGGACGGGACGGCGTCTCCCCTCTTCCAGTCCCGATGCTCCTCCCCCCTcaacctgctgcagctggaggagtCGCCTAGCAACCGGCTGGAGGTTGCGTCAGCCCTGGTTGCCACCCAACAGGCTGCGCCTCCTCTGAACGGGGCCGCGCAGGATTGGACGGCTGAACGGGGAGGCGTCGCCGGAGGGAAGGCCTCGGCGAACCGGAGCGACGCAGTCGGCGACGGGAAAGAAAACGAGCCT ACGGAAGCCAATGAGTCGTCCAACCAGGACGCCATGTCCACCTCCAGCGACCTTCTGGACCTGCTGCTCCAGGAGGACTCCCGCTCAGGCACCGGCTCGGCCGCCTCAGCCTCGGGGTCCTCGGGGTCCGGCTCCAATGGCTGCAGCATGACGGAGAGCGGCACCA GgagcagccagagcagccaCACCAGCAAGTACTTCGGCAGCATCGACTCCTCCGAGAACGATCACTCCCGGAAgcaggcagcagggggcgccggcGAGGAGCAGTTCATCAAGTGCGTGCTGCAGGACCCCATCTGGCTGCTGATGGCCAACGCCGACGAGAAAGTGATGATGACCTACCAGCTGCCCGTCAG ggaCCGGGAGCAGGTGCTGTGGGAGGACCGCAGGGCTCTCCGGTCCATGCAGAAGCAGCAGCCGCGCTTCACTGAGCAGCAGAAGAGGGAGCTGAGCCAGGTGCACCCCTGGATCCGCACGGGACGCCTGCCCCAGGCCATCGACATACAG GTGTGCGTGGGGTGCGGGTCTGCGCCCAGCGTTCCGGAGGCCACACCTTTCGACGTGCAGATCCACGACATGGAGCTGGGCGGAGCTATAGAGCCGCCCCTTCCGGAGAGCGCGCGGGGGAAGGCCCTCgacggctccgcccccgcccccgcctcggcccccgccccgcccgaaTCCGCcatggaagaggaggaggagggaggcggagccccGCCCGAAACCAGCGACCAGGAAATGAgggcagaggaacaggaagtgacctcacgGTCGAATCTGGCGACTGGATTGGCCGTCTGA
- the LOC135249894 gene encoding period circadian protein homolog 1-like, which translates to MSDDNSDSAPGSDMRGGMGGAEELSGQQAPCSELIGGPSLEAKSAGASPGATGALRSPRDRRAPNSDDTDGLSSGNDSGERESEGGGRRQSTRSSSHSSSSHNGKDSAMILETTESNKR; encoded by the coding sequence ATGAGTGATGATAATTCCGACTCGGCCCCTGGCAGTGACATGAGGGGTGGTATGGGCGGGGCCGAGGAGTTGTCCGGGCAACAGGCTCCTTGCTCAGAGCTGATTGGAGGACCCTCTCTGGAGGCCAAGTCCGCGGGGGCGTCTCCGGGGGCGACGGGGGCCCTCCGCTCCCCCAGGGACAGGCGGGCGCCCAACTCGGACGACACGGACGGCCTGTCGAGCGGCAACGACtccggggagagggagagcgagggcggggggcggcggcAGTCCACGCGAAGCTCCTCCCACAGCTCGTCCAGCCACAACGGCAAGGACTCGGCCATGATCCTGGAGACCACTGAGAGCAACAAGAGGTGA